A DNA window from Fibrobacterota bacterium contains the following coding sequences:
- a CDS encoding rubredoxin produces MKKWKCIVCGFIYDEAKGLPEEGIAPGTKWQDVPKDWACPDCGTLKSDFEMVEADG; encoded by the coding sequence ATGAAGAAGTGGAAATGCATCGTTTGCGGATTCATTTACGACGAAGCCAAGGGCTTGCCCGAGGAGGGCATCGCCCCCGGAACCAAATGGCAGGACGTCCCGAAGGATTGGGCTTGCCCGGATTGCGGGACCCTGAAGTCGGATTTCGAAATGGTCGAAGCGGATGGATAG
- a CDS encoding rubrerythrin family protein encodes MPAWNQQSPTLKNLEAAFAGESMAHMKYLHFAGIARANGHPEVAKVFEETAAQEIKHALAHAELLYPKTLVDTARALQMAIEGETYEYTEMYPGFHRDAVKEGNLPVQRELEEQMQESKQHADLFRATLDLAAKRFAALARIEEKHANQYRRTLSQVQG; translated from the coding sequence ATGCCAGCCTGGAATCAGCAATCCCCCACCCTGAAGAACCTGGAAGCCGCTTTCGCCGGCGAATCCATGGCCCATATGAAATACCTGCACTTCGCGGGCATCGCCCGGGCCAACGGCCATCCCGAGGTGGCCAAGGTTTTCGAGGAGACCGCGGCGCAGGAAATCAAGCACGCCTTGGCCCATGCCGAACTCCTGTACCCGAAAACCCTGGTCGATACGGCGCGTGCGCTGCAAATGGCGATCGAGGGGGAAACCTACGAGTATACCGAGATGTACCCCGGATTCCACCGCGACGCCGTGAAGGAAGGGAACTTGCCCGTGCAACGCGAGCTGGAGGAGCAAATGCAGGAGTCCAAGCAACACGCGGATCTGTTCCGGGCCACCTTGGATTTGGCGGCCAAGCGCTTCGCGGCCCTGGCCCGCATCGAGGAAAAGCACGCCAACCAATACCGCCGCACCTTATCCCAAGTACAAGGCTGA